The Plasmodium malariae genome assembly, contig: PmUG01_00_3, whole genome shotgun sequence genome has a segment encoding these proteins:
- the PmUG01_00017200 gene encoding Plasmodium exported protein, unknown function gives MKKNCRSFFYVEIAIFIILTWIYHINSNVNLYNNSLDKNDNIYKTLYTRTCRFLEEYGQKKGSNIVWIKGDIPTIEEFEKLYPPNNAKVKKERYKHPNGCSLNNAVGEKQRRKNIFSVYKGADPYFQKRTFDKTYFKNKVRDFTNEDFKFLRNKIELKEALFYVISIFFVPIILILNVIIFLDCVFNVKNSVTTWTNSYCFSVGFVIFTFIVMAAIIYIYSKIVKYDKFALIKNKLNNTMFPLL, from the exons atgaaaaaaaattgtaggTCATTTTTTTACGTTGAAATTGctatctttattattttaacctGGATATATCATATAAACAGTAATGTG aatttatataataattctttggataaaaatgacaatatttataaaacattataCACAAGAACTTGTCGATTTCTAGAAGAATATGGACAAAAAAAGGGTTCGAATATTGTGTGGATAAAAGGAGATATACCAACTATTGAAGAGTTTGAAAAATTGTATCCACCTAATAAtgcaaaagtaaaaaaagaaagatataAACATCCAAATGGATGTTCCTTAAATAATGCAGTAGGAGAAAAACAACgtaggaaaaatatattttctgtaTACAAAGGAGCAGATCcatattttcaaaaacgGACGTTTgacaaaacatattttaaaaataaagttagaGATTTTACGAATGAAGATTTCaagtttttaagaaataagaTAGAATTAAAGGAAGCTTTGTTTTATGtcatatctattttttttgtaccaattatattaatactaaatgttataatatttctagACTGTgtatttaatgtaaaaaatagtgTAACAACATGGACAAACTCTTATTGTTTTAGTGTAggatttgttatatttacatttatagtTATGGCAgccattatttatatttacagtaaaattgtaaaatatgataagtttgcactaataaaaaataagctGAATAATACTATGTTCCCTTTATTATAG